In Synergistota bacterium, the genomic stretch TTTTCGAGAACGTCGGGTCAGTAAGGATACAACCACCTCCAGGGGAGGGGAAAAAATTAATTCCCCATTCTTTAGCAAGCTCTAACTGCCTTTTTCTTGACCTTCCCATTATATCAAGCAAATTTTCTCTTTTTAACCAACCTTCTCTTTCGGGAAGAGTGGGTAAAAGAAGCTTAGCTGAAAGAGGCCTTACCAATAGATCCCCTAAACCACTATCTCTCGCTATAATTGACATAACTTCTTTCCTCTGAGACATCGGTCTTTCCCCAAGAACTTCACCGGTAACAACAAAATGGGCTTCTATTTCCTCCATGTACCTTTTTGCTTCCTTCAACATCATAATCTTACAATCTATACAAGGATTTACTCCTTTACCTCTTCCATATTTAGGATTCTTAACGAGCTCCCATATTTTTTCATTCACATCTATTATCTTTAGTGAAAGATTCAGCTCCTTAGACACTCTAATAGCTGATTCGCTTTTCCAGAAAATAGAAGAACAAAAGAGAGGATAAATTTCTATATTCTCCCTTTGGAGCAATTTCGCAGCCAGTATACTATCTAATCCTCCCGAAAGAAGTAAAACCGCTTTCACACGCATTAACCAAACTTTCCTGTAAGAAATTCCTCCGTTCTCTTATCTTTAGGAGTGGTGAACATAATTCTCGTAGAGCCAAACTCTATAAGCTCCCCAAGATAAAGAAAAGCAGCATAGTCAGAAACCCTTCCAGCCTGAGCTATATTGTGAGTAACAAGAATAACCGTTACGCTTTTTTTAAGCTCTATCATCAGTTCCTCAATTCTCGATGTAGCTATAGGATCGAGAGCGGAGGTAGGTTCATCTAAAAGAAGAACATCGGGGTTCATTGCTAAAGCCCTCGCTATACACAATCTCTGCTGCTGACCTCCCGAAAGAAAAGTTCCTAATTTATAAAGGTGATCTTTTACCTCATCCCATAAAGCCGCTTTTTTAAGAGAATCTTCAACTATCCTATCCAACTCGCTTCTAGGAAGTTTAATACCATTTAGTTTATATCCAGCTATCACATTATCATATATACTCATAGTAGGAAAGGGATTAGGCCGTTGAAAAACCATTCCTATTTTTCTTCTAACAAGCATAGGATCCATCTTATATATATCTTCACCATGCAAAAGTACCTTGCCTTCTACTCTTGCATTTGGAGAAAGCTCGTGCATACGGTTTAAACATCTAATGAAGGTTGTTTTTCCACAACCAGAAGGTCCCATTATAGCAGTAACTTTATTTTGAGGAAAAGACAATGTTATACCTCTTAAAACCTCTTGATCTCCATAATATGCCTTGAGATTCTCAGTTTTTAAAATCTCGTTTTCCATTTTCTCGTCATCACCCTCGCTATTATACTTAAAATTAAAACCAAGGTGACTAAAAGAAACGAAGCCCCCCATGCTATTTTATGCCACTCTTCATAAGGACTTGTAGCATAGTTAAATATCAACAAAGATAGAGCGCTAATAGGCTTTAAAATACTCAAGGTCAAATATGAACTACCAAAAGCAGTAAAAAGAAGGGGAGCCGTCTCACCCGCAATTCTAGCAATGCCTATTAACGTTCCCGTTAAAATACCGCTCAAACTTGCAGGCAAAATTACTTTTAAAATTGCCCTATAGTAAGGGACACCTAAAGCTAAAGCAGACTCTTTCAAAGGTAGAGGTATTAATTTAATAGTTTCTTCTGTAGACCTCACCACTAATGGCAGCATTATAATAGCTAAGGATAACCCCCCAGCCAAGGCAGAAAAGCCTTTCATAGGCTTAACTACCCATAAGTAAACCACTATACCAATAACTATAGATGGAATACTCTGCAGCACTTCTAAACAAAGTCTCGCTATCCTAGTAACTACGCTTTCTTTTTGCTCAGCCATATAAATTCCAGCTAAAACCCCCAAAGGAACCGATATAAAGCTTGCTACAACTATTAATATCCCAGTCCCTAAAAGCGCATTTAATATACCACCGCCTTCTTCTCCGGGAGGCTTTGGAAGTTCAAAAACAAAATTCCAACTTATTATTTCTATTCCCCTTTGTATTATATAAAAAAGTATAAGAAACAAAGGGATTATAGCTATTAGTGAAAGGAAAATTACAGTAATTTTAAAAACTTTATTTTTAACAAACCTCAGTCTATCATGTTCTATCTTACGCATACCTTCTCTCCGTCACGCTTATCTTTTTAATTATATATCTTCCAACCAAGCTTATAACAGTAGTTATTATAAGAAGAAAGAAACCTATCCCCACTAAAGAAGATAAATGAAGTATTTCTGTAGCCTCAGCAAACTCATTAGCTATAAGACTTGCCATAGTATTTCCTGGAGAAAAAATGCTTGAAGGAATCTCGTTTGAATTACCTATCAGCATCGTTACAGCCATAGTTTCCCCTATCGCTCTTCCAAGGGAAAGCAAAATCCCAGCAAATATTCCTGATCTCGCATAAGGTAGAATAACAAATCTTATAACCTCGTATTTAGTAGCCCCAAGTGAGTAGGCAGCTTCCTTTATATCTGTAGGAACAAGCTCTATTACTTCCCTACCAATAGAAGCAGAGTAGGGAATTATCATAACAGCTAAGACTATCGAAGCAGTAAAAATTCCTACTCCTACTGGTGGAACATTTAAAAATACTTCAATTTTTCTAACAAAGGGAACAAGAACAAATAATCCCCAAAATCCATAAATCACGGATGGAATACCCGCTAGAAGTTCTACTAGATTTTTAAATATCGAAGCTATAAATCCTTCCTTAAGGTATTCTCCCAAAAGAATAGAAATGGAAATGGAAATAGGAACAGATATAATAAGGGCCAAAAAGGATGTTAAAGTAGTTCCGATAAAAAACGGAAGAGCTCCAAAGTTAAGCTTTATCGGATCCCACTCCTTACCAAAGAAGAACTTCAGGCCAAATGCTTTAAGAGAGGGAATAAAATTAATTAACAGCGTTAAAAAGGCCGCTATAAGCAAAATTATAGTAATACACGCTCCCATAAAAACCATTATGTTAAATAGCCGATCCTTCAACACTATTTTTATACCCTCCCATCTTTTTACTACTAATGATTATATAGGTAAAGCCAAAATAAAGCAATTACCCTATGGTTTTAAACTTTTTCATATGCTAAAATTCTTAATATCAAGACTCCTAAGGGAGGCGATCTTACTCATGACTCCTCCAAAAATAGAGAAATATAAGTTTGGAACGATAGTAATCGATGGAATCGAATATAAAAGCGATGTAGTTGTAACCCCAGAAGGTGTTTTTTCTGATTGGTGGAGAATTGAGGGACATAAACTTCACTTTGAAGACATAGAAGAATTCTTGTCAAAGTCGGTTATAGATGTCCTTATCGTTGGTACAGGAGCAAGTGGAATAATGAAAGTAACCGAAGACCTTCTAAAGGAACTTAAAGCAAGAGGAATAGAAGTAATAGCCTTACCATCACAAGAAGCTTGTGAAATTTATAATAAACTCAAAGACAGAAAGAGAGTAATGGGGGTGTTTCACTTAACATGTTAGAAGGTATTAAAAGAGCACTTTTTGCCCTTAGCGACAAAAGTGATTCTGAAAGTTTTGTCAAGTTCTTGCTTGAGAGAAACATAGAAGTTTATGCAACGGAAGGAACAGCCTCATATCTTGAAAAAAATGGCTTAAAAGTTAAAAGACTTTCCCTTCTCACGGGCTTTTCAGACAAATGCGGAGGCAGAGTCAAAACTTTAAACGAGGAGATCTTCTCAAGAATCCTTTGCAGACCAGGAGACCCAGAATTCAAGGAAAAATTCGACATGGTAGTTGTTGATCTCTATCCTTTCAAAAACTTTAAAAGTATAGAAAACATAGATATAGGAGGAGTTTCTTTACTTAGGGCAGCTGCTAAAAACTATGAGCACGTGATAGTAATATGCGACAAGAGAGATTATAAAAACATTATGAAAACTCTTAGCGAAAAAGAAAACCTGTCATTTGAAGAAAGAAAATTCCTTGCCTTTAAGGCTTTTAGAAAAACAATGATCTATGACTTTGAAATTTCCTTATGGCTTTCTCCAGAAAGCGGGGTAATGCCTTTGAGATACGGAGAAAATCCACATCAAAAGGGATTTTTTTACTCTCTATCTGATGGAATGCCTTTTCACTATCAAGGGGATAAGCCCCTATCCTTTAATAACATTCTTGACGCTTACCGAGCTTGGCTCCTTGTAAATGAGTTTAGAGAGCCAGCATGTGCAATAATAAAACATGCCTCTCCTTGCGGAGTCGCTATATCTAAAAACCCTGAAGAAACTTTTATAAAAGCTTTCGAGTGCGACCCGACATCAGCATATGGAGGCATAGTTGCATTTAATTTCCCAATCACTACTGATATTTTGAAACTCATGGAAAACAAGTTTTTTGATCTTATAGTTATACCTGAGTTACCTTCTTTCGATTTGAAAAAGAGATTCTTAGTACCAAAAAGTTGGGACTTAGAATTAGACCTAAAATTAGCCTTTTCAGGAATATTGATCCAGAACCCCGATAAAGAATTTTTCTTACCCAATGGAATAAGTAAAGATGCCACCTTTGCATTTAAAGTTGCCAAGCATCTTTATTCCAACGCCATAGTAATTGCCAAGGACTGCACGACAGTAGGCTTATGTGGAGGACAACCTAGTAGGATATACGCAGTAAAAATAGCTCTCGAAAGAGCTAGAGATAAAGCAAAAGGGGGAGTTTTAGCCAGTGATGGCTTCTTTCCATTTCCAGACAGCATAGAGGAAGCACATCGCTATGAAATAAAAACTATTATCGCTCCAAAGGGTTCTAAAAAAGATGAGGAGGTTAAGAAGAGAGCAGACGAGTTAGGAATAGAGCTTATTTTCGTCGAAGAAAGACATTTCAGACATTAAGCAAAACGGGGGTGAATATTAAAATGATCAGCGATATCGAAATAGCTCGGAGCGTCAAACTACAAAAGATTACTAAAATAGCCTCAAACCTTAAGATACCTGAAGATAAACTTATACCTTATGGATGGTACAAAGCTAAAGTGGATTGGCGTTATCTTAGAGAGCTTAATAACCGAGAGGATGGCAAATTAATAATGGTCACTGCCATAACACCTACTCCTGCAGGTGAAGGGAAAACAACCACAACTATAGGATTAGCCCAGGCTTTGGCTAAACTTAATAAAAAGGCAATGCTATGTATTAGAGAACCTTCTTTAGGACCCTGTTTTGGTATTAAAGGTGGAGCAGCAGGTGGAGGAATGTCCCAGGTCCTCCCGATGGAAGAAATAAATCTCCACTTCACAGGTGATATTCATGCTGTTGGAGCTGCTCATAACCTTCTCTCCGCAATAATAGACAATCACATATATCAGGAAAATTCTCTTAATATTGACCCCCGAAGAGTAAAATGGGGTAGAGTTATAGATATGAATGACAGAGCTCTTCGTAAAATAATAATAGGCCTTGGAGGCCCTGCCCATGGCATTCCTCGCGAAAGCCGATTTGATATAACAGCAGCATCAGAGGTTATGGCTATACTCTGCTTGTCTAAAGATATGGACGAGCTCAAAGAGAGACTAGGAAACATAGTAGTCGCTCAAACCTACGATAGAAAATTTATTAAGGCTAAAGATTTAAGAGCCCAAGGAGCTATGGCCGCCCTTCTAAAGGATGCTTTGAGTCCAAACCTGGTTCAAACTATAGAAGGGGTACCTGCTTTCGTTCATGGCGGACCATTTGCAAATATCGCTCACGGAACAAACAGTATTATAGCCACGAAAATGGCTTTAAAGTTATGCGATTATACAGTTGTTGAAACGGGATTTGCAACTGATCTAGGAGCTGAAAAGTTCTTTAACATAGTTTGCAGGACAGGTGGTTTTAAGCCAGATGCAGTAGTGATCGTAACTACAATCAGAGCTTTAAAAATGCACGGGGGAAAGGCTAAAGAAGAACTTAATAAAGAAGATCTTGAAGCATTAGAAAAGGGATGTGAAAACCTTAAAAAGCATATAGAAAATATAAAGCTTCATGGTCTTCCGGTAGTTGTTGCTCTGAATAAATTCATTTATGATACTTCAGCAGAGATAAAGCTTGTTAGAGAACTGGTCCTATCAGAGGGAGCAAGATTTGCTACCTCTGAAGTATGGGAAAGGGGAGGAGAGGGGGGAATAGAACTAGCTCTGGAAGTTCTCAAAGCAATAGAAGAAGATCCTAACAACTTTAAATACCTATATGAGTTAAACCTACCTATTAAGGAAAAAATTGAAAGGATAGCTAAGTTTATGTATGGAGCAGATGGCGTTGAATACGATAGAAAAGCTGAAGAAGAAATAAGTGAATTAGAAAGGGCAGGCTATAAAGATCTTCCATTGTGTATGGCTAAAACGCAGCTTTCATTATCGGACGACCCTAACTTAAAGGGCAGACCTAGTGGCTTCAAGATAAAGGTTAGAGATGTTCTTCTTTTAGCAG encodes the following:
- the pstB gene encoding phosphate ABC transporter ATP-binding protein PstB, whose product is MENEILKTENLKAYYGDQEVLRGITLSFPQNKVTAIMGPSGCGKTTFIRCLNRMHELSPNARVEGKVLLHGEDIYKMDPMLVRRKIGMVFQRPNPFPTMSIYDNVIAGYKLNGIKLPRSELDRIVEDSLKKAALWDEVKDHLYKLGTFLSGGQQQRLCIARALAMNPDVLLLDEPTSALDPIATSRIEELMIELKKSVTVILVTHNIAQAGRVSDYAAFLYLGELIEFGSTRIMFTTPKDKRTEEFLTGKFG
- the pstA gene encoding phosphate ABC transporter permease PstA encodes the protein MRKIEHDRLRFVKNKVFKITVIFLSLIAIIPLFLILFYIIQRGIEIISWNFVFELPKPPGEEGGGILNALLGTGILIVVASFISVPLGVLAGIYMAEQKESVVTRIARLCLEVLQSIPSIVIGIVVYLWVVKPMKGFSALAGGLSLAIIMLPLVVRSTEETIKLIPLPLKESALALGVPYYRAILKVILPASLSGILTGTLIGIARIAGETAPLLFTAFGSSYLTLSILKPISALSLLIFNYATSPYEEWHKIAWGASFLLVTLVLILSIIARVMTRKWKTRF
- a CDS encoding MTH938/NDUFAF3 family protein encodes the protein MTPPKIEKYKFGTIVIDGIEYKSDVVVTPEGVFSDWWRIEGHKLHFEDIEEFLSKSVIDVLIVGTGASGIMKVTEDLLKELKARGIEVIALPSQEACEIYNKLKDRKRVMGVFHLTC
- the purH gene encoding bifunctional phosphoribosylaminoimidazolecarboxamide formyltransferase/IMP cyclohydrolase, whose protein sequence is MLEGIKRALFALSDKSDSESFVKFLLERNIEVYATEGTASYLEKNGLKVKRLSLLTGFSDKCGGRVKTLNEEIFSRILCRPGDPEFKEKFDMVVVDLYPFKNFKSIENIDIGGVSLLRAAAKNYEHVIVICDKRDYKNIMKTLSEKENLSFEERKFLAFKAFRKTMIYDFEISLWLSPESGVMPLRYGENPHQKGFFYSLSDGMPFHYQGDKPLSFNNILDAYRAWLLVNEFREPACAIIKHASPCGVAISKNPEETFIKAFECDPTSAYGGIVAFNFPITTDILKLMENKFFDLIVIPELPSFDLKKRFLVPKSWDLELDLKLAFSGILIQNPDKEFFLPNGISKDATFAFKVAKHLYSNAIVIAKDCTTVGLCGGQPSRIYAVKIALERARDKAKGGVLASDGFFPFPDSIEEAHRYEIKTIIAPKGSKKDEEVKKRADELGIELIFVEERHFRH
- a CDS encoding formate--tetrahydrofolate ligase, with product MISDIEIARSVKLQKITKIASNLKIPEDKLIPYGWYKAKVDWRYLRELNNREDGKLIMVTAITPTPAGEGKTTTTIGLAQALAKLNKKAMLCIREPSLGPCFGIKGGAAGGGMSQVLPMEEINLHFTGDIHAVGAAHNLLSAIIDNHIYQENSLNIDPRRVKWGRVIDMNDRALRKIIIGLGGPAHGIPRESRFDITAASEVMAILCLSKDMDELKERLGNIVVAQTYDRKFIKAKDLRAQGAMAALLKDALSPNLVQTIEGVPAFVHGGPFANIAHGTNSIIATKMALKLCDYTVVETGFATDLGAEKFFNIVCRTGGFKPDAVVIVTTIRALKMHGGKAKEELNKEDLEALEKGCENLKKHIENIKLHGLPVVVALNKFIYDTSAEIKLVRELVLSEGARFATSEVWERGGEGGIELALEVLKAIEEDPNNFKYLYELNLPIKEKIERIAKFMYGADGVEYDRKAEEEISELERAGYKDLPLCMAKTQLSLSDDPNLKGRPSGFKIKVRDVLLLAGAGFIVPIAGDIMTMPGLPKKPAAELVDIDSEGNISGLF
- a CDS encoding tRNA 4-thiouridine(8) synthase ThiI; amino-acid sequence: MRVKAVLLLSGGLDSILAAKLLQRENIEIYPLFCSSIFWKSESAIRVSKELNLSLKIIDVNEKIWELVKNPKYGRGKGVNPCIDCKIMMLKEAKRYMEEIEAHFVVTGEVLGERPMSQRKEVMSIIARDSGLGDLLVRPLSAKLLLPTLPEREGWLKRENLLDIMGRSRKRQLELAKEWGINFFPSPGGGCILTDPTFSKRVKDLLNYDPDAKIFDAEILKYGRHFRLSDCVKLIVGRNLEENEILLKLALPGDFILKAEYYPGPIGILRGKQIPSHVLDLACGIVLRYSDAPWGSIDSVVVKDGQQEISMMASKFSPEDIKKYMI
- the pstC gene encoding phosphate ABC transporter permease subunit PstC — its product is MKDRLFNIMVFMGACITIILLIAAFLTLLINFIPSLKAFGLKFFFGKEWDPIKLNFGALPFFIGTTLTSFLALIISVPISISISILLGEYLKEGFIASIFKNLVELLAGIPSVIYGFWGLFVLVPFVRKIEVFLNVPPVGVGIFTASIVLAVMIIPYSASIGREVIELVPTDIKEAAYSLGATKYEVIRFVILPYARSGIFAGILLSLGRAIGETMAVTMLIGNSNEIPSSIFSPGNTMASLIANEFAEATEILHLSSLVGIGFFLLIITTVISLVGRYIIKKISVTERRYA